DNA from Triticum aestivum cultivar Chinese Spring chromosome 7D, IWGSC CS RefSeq v2.1, whole genome shotgun sequence:
GAGTAGGATGCTGCCTGGAAATTTGCAGGTTTAAGTTATATAGTTAGGTTGCATGGAATTCGCATGGCAACACATAGATCTTGGTTTCGAGTTATTGTAGCTGGGAAATAATGCTACACCCTGCCGCCTGGCACGTATTCTTCTCCCAAGAGTGAGGCATGAGCATGACGGTTGGCGGCATCTTGTATTGTATAATTGATTGATCTTGTTATGTTTTAGAGACACACTGAACACACGGTGCCACTGTCTATTCATGTCGCTGGTCGGGACACTTCCGCATTCGAAACAATTTTGCTCGTTCTGCTTTCAGTGGTTTCAAGAGTTTGGATTTGGACAGTTTTTGGATGTGGTCATCCTTGTGGTTGTGTCTTTCTGGAACTTGCATGGTTTTCAGCAAACTCCAATATTTGTAATGGCTGGATTCTCGTGGATATCGATGTTCCTAACTGGAAGTTTTTGTAATTCATATCGACACGGCACAAAGAACATTTGAgcaattttgagaaccaagttcCTCTGAACGGAGGAAGAATCCATTGTGTGGCTGAGACCTTGGACGCTTGGTCTCTTCTCTCGCTGCCCAATTCTGTCCACAACCTCATCTTCCTCTCCTTGTACGAGAATTTTCTGTTCTTTTTGGTTGGTGGTTGCATCTTGGATGCGGCGGCTGCGTATAGGAGCAGGATGCTGAGGCCGATGCTGGCGTGCTGCAAGCTCTACGTCTCCGAGGGCCGGAGCTCGGCCGTCCTGCGCGCGGTCGAGCAGGCGGCGCGCCGGCACCACCCGGCCGTCGCCCTTGTCAACACCTTCGCCGACGACGCCTACAACCGGGTCGGCTACACGCTCGTCTCCCGCCTCCCGCACCCCGTCGCGCCGGCCACGCCGCTGCGGCGGGCCGTGTTCGGCATGGTCGAGGCCGCGCTCGGGGCCATCGACCTGGGCGCCCACGCCGGCGCGCACCCGCGGCTCGGCGCCGTCGACCACGTCTGCTTCCACCCCCTCGCCGGGGCCGCCCTCCGCGACgtcgccgcgctcgccgccgccgtggctGCCGACATCGGCGACGGGCTCCAAGGTAAACCAGTCTCCTCTGTTTCTTGTTCTTGTCCCCCTTTGCTTGCCACTCCGTGCGGCGTGCTGACGTTCAGACCCGTGCGGCGACGGGGTCGGTTGGCAGTGCCGACGTACCTCTACGGCGCGGCGCACCGGGAGGGCCGGACGCTGGCGGCCATCAGGAGGCAGCTGGGCTACTTCAGGCCTCAGAGCAACGCCGAGTGGCACGGGCCGCTCCCCGTCACGGCCGAGGCGACGACGCTCCCCGTCGCGCCCGACGCCGGCCCGGACGCGGCGTCGGCGTCCAAGGGCGTGTTGGTGCTCGGGGCGACGGCCTGGGTGGACAACTACAACGTGCCGGTGCGCACGGCCGACGTGGAGGCCGTGCGGCGGGTCGCGCGCCGGGTCAGCGAGCGCGGCGGCGGGCTCCGGTCCGTGCAGGCCATGGGGCTCGcgcacggcgacggcggcgccgagGTGGCGTGCAACCTGCTCGACCCGGGGAGCGTGGGCGCCGAGGAGGTGCAGGGCATGGTGGAGCGGCTGGCGGGGGAGGAAGGCCTCGCCGTCGGCGAGGGGTACTTCACGGATTTCTCCCAGGAGAAGATCGTCGAGCTCTACATGGAGAAGTCAGCTCAGGCTGAGGCTTGATTTCATCTCCCCCTTTTGTTTCTTTTAGCACAGTGGCATTATGGATTTCGTGTTTGTTGAGATATAACTCTAACCGATCAAGAATAATTAATTAACATTTATCATGTGGAGCAAATGCAGTGCACAATATGCATTCTGGAGCGGAGTTTGTCTTCTCCATGTCCCCTCCTGACCCGTGCATTTTGTGCAATAAAAAAAATAGCGTCGTACTAAAATTATGCTACTATGGCATCTCCAACGACAACCCCCACATTTCCTCCCGCATCTGTAAGTGGACAGAAAaccagtccgcggacacggatgcgggaggacgCCATTCAATTGTAGCCGCATACATTTTCACAAAAACTCGAATCAATCGGACGAAATTCGTATAAACatggccggatttcatataaacatggcgGATTTCACATAAAAATGCCggattttcatataaacatgacggattttaGTATATTTACATCAACTAAACGGTGCTAGTCTGGCTCTGGatgtataatactccctccgttcccaaatataagtctttttagagattccaataagtgactacataccgagcaaaatgagtgaatctacactctaaaatatgtctacatacatccgtatgttgtaatccatttgaaatgtctaaaaagacttatatttaggaacggagggagtagtacctaatctaaatggccgcccgccgATCCCtctgtcttcctcatgtccggcagctcgatcaccggactgccgggagcccctgAGGTATATAATTCaacgcaaaggatggctcgcttacCCACCGCTCACCAGAGTGGAACCCCGGCTGATGCTTCAACGGGAGGGGAAGGCGGCGGCTCCGCTTCTGTGAAGCCCGTGTGGGATCGACGGACGTCCTCGCAAGAGAAGAGCCGGGTAAGACACCGGCTGTGTACACCGGAGTcgcctcagcggtggccttcatgggacccaagcggcggcggcctcccgtgttctacttgtCCTCGAAGATGGCGGCGGGCGCGGATGTGCGGGCCGCCACCTCGTCAACATCCGCACATCCATCTTCTTTCTCTGCGTGTATGGCGCGGCTACGCGCGTGATGACGGCCGATGGCGCGGTCGCATGCACTGGATGCGGCGATGCCCGAGCCGTCGTGTTTCCCGCCGTGTCGGTGTGGAGCAACCCCCACTCCTCATCTAGTTGGCCTGGCgcggcgagttgttgaaccacgcGGCGGTTTGGGGCGGCAACTTGCTCTGTCAGGTCAGGCGCGAGAGGTGGAGCAGCGACCTGCctcgctcgtatccggcgggctcggcgggccacccagccggcttgtatgccggagaactgctcttcagGAGCCATCAGAAaagtggtgaaggaggagatggggagctATGGAGTGTGATTCTTGTCTGGCGTctagcctcgtttaaatagagggcggacgggaggagctcggccggcgttgcgtttaatgccgacccgctcatgaatggacatgtagccggagtaggtttcttggtttccacgcgggtttaatggaggcgtatgaatgcggcgaggaggcgtgttcatccGGGCGTGTAGCGGGTGGCGCCATCGGCGGCGAaccgcttcaatggcggaggcagtgagaggttgcgtcctCCCTAAGCCGCCTTCAATGCGGATCGACGCGCCTTACAGCCgcatgaatgcaggcagctggcgcCGGCCGAGAGGCACGCGGGATAGTGGGGAGGGTTTTTTGGTGGGCATGGACGGTCAGAAGCaggcttgggatcggtccggactcctgcaaccccccccccccccccccccccgcgcacttTTGTCTTTGGTTTGCGGGAGAAATCACGTCCGGACCGCCCCGCTGACCGATGGAGGTCGTTGTTGGATGGCTTTCGCAATATAGACATCGCAGTTCGACTATTGCGGGAGGTTTGTGGGTCGGCATTGAGGATGCCTTTAGCATGTATATCATGCTGTAgggtgttagagcatctccagccgttgagccccccaggaggcatttttttcgCCGCTTGGGGGCTGCCGGCGaaaaattaagcttgggggtggAAAAAAATCCACTCGTTGCCCCCCACGCACGTACCCAGCCACCACCACCACGCGAACCGCCCAAGTGGCTAGCGGAGCGGACGGGGCGAGCTGGCGAGTGGGGCGGCGAGCAGACCCGACCGGGGGTGAAGCAACGCCCGCGCGGAggaagccgcgggagggcgagtggGTGGAGCCGGCACGCGGGGCCGGCAGAGGGAGGAGCCGGCGGGGGCGAGGAGGCGGACGGGCGGCGAGCCGGTCAGCGGACGGGGCCGGACCCGGCGCCGCAGGCGGGGACGGCGACGAGCGGCGTGGCCCGCCGCTGCTGGAGTCGAGGACGAGGCGGCGAGACGCCGCTGGAGTCGAGGCCCTCGGGCGCGCCGCGAGGCAGCTTGGGCTCCGGCACGCCCGAGCCGGCGCGCTGTgggcagggcggcgacggcggcgcgcagCGCGCGGTGAGCAGAGTGAGGCGGTGAGGAGGCAGAGACCGGCgcgcggcgaggaggcggccgCGACCAGCGGCGGTGAGGAGACAGAGGCCGGTTGCCGCGTTGAGCAGCAACGAGGTGAGCCGGCCACGCCCGCGGGATCCGGCCGGAAAGGCGGCGAGCTCGGGTGGCGCGGCGAGCCCTGACCGCGCCCGCTCGCTGGCCGCACTCGCCCGTTCGGAGCCAGCGCAGGCCGCGAGGCGGATGAGGGCTGGTGGAGCGTGGAGAAGAAGGGGCGGCGGGCATGTGGGAGAAAGAGGAGATTCTTGCTTGCACTACATGTGGTGGGCCTAGTCAGAAAAAGGAAGGAGAGAGAGATTAGAGGCTGGCAGTGGGCCTTTTGCAGCCAAAAACTAGTGCCGGCGCCCCCAGCTGCTCCCTGATTCCCTGGGATTGCCTTGCGTGCGCCGGCCGTAGCTTTCGTTAAATCCGGCACAAAACGAGCCTGTAGGGATGCGACTGGGACACTTTTTTTAGTGCCGGTGCTAAAAAATGGCTCCTGGGGCCGTCCTGGggcgcggctagagatgctcttattaGCGACATATTGTACATATATTTTTTAGCGAAACATTTATCAAAACGCTATGGCGGAACTATTAGGGGCGCTATGTCGTGCTATTTGCACGCATCTTCTCCATGTCCCCACTGTCAACCGCCACGACACCCAGCACCCCCCGCTGATTGCATTTTTGCCTCCCCTTGCACACTAGGGCCCCGCTGCCTCCCTAGCCCCCCGCTGAAGCCACCACCTCACCGTGCACCGAGCCGAGCTCGTCGCCTATGTTCGTACAGGGCGAAACCATCTCCGCGTACTAGCGTGAGGAGCAGGGGTGCCCAAGCTCTCGGACTCCTCCTCGCCTCCCCATGTCGGCCACCTCTGCCAGCCGAGCCAAGCTGTGGTATGCCCTGTTGGCGCGGTGCACGCTATCCTCGAATcatggttttcactttcagtgagattccgacgaaattcactgaatttcagtATACACTGAAATATTACCTTtcagccaaaatatttcagcaattTCAGTACAACACAGGAATTCAAATGTTTTccaaattttcaaattttcaatTGAATTTGAGTGAATATTTCAGTCATTTGGCTGAATGGAAACTGAGATTCACTGAATTTCGGTAATTTCGGTTGGTGCTAAATtttttctgaaactgaaacttAAAACCATGCCTCGAATTGACTCTTCACGCGTCCACGCCTCCCCCTTGTCTTCCGAGACCACCCCCGTGCATCATGTGCTGGTTGCTGCATGCCACAAGGTGCTCGAGAGATTATTCCagagctaccccccccccccccctctttgttttgttttgttttttctcaaTTGATGCAGCAAATTCATAGGCAACAATGCTCATATTTAACTCCGatgcaatccacatatgaagaggCTTGTGGACAAGTTTTTCGACGACTCCTCGTATGAGGAATAGGGAGAAGATAGCGATGGCTCAGATCAATTCAGAGGAAAAAGGAGAATGAGAGATGTGGTTCTCAGAGCCTGTTCGGTTGCTCTCCAGCTCCCAACTCCACTAACTCCAGCTTTGGAGCTGTGCCGAACGGGTTAACTCCCGGAGTTAAGAAAAAGAAGCTGGGAGCGGAGCGTACTATATTTTACGAGGAGCTGAGGAGCTAGACATCTACTGCTCTGAAAAATCAAAGGAGCGAGAGTTGACTGAAACTACGGCTGCGTGCCACCGCCAAGTGAGCTAGCGTACCGGTTCGCTGCAGCTTATCGCTCGAGCTAGGCCACATCAAAACCGAATCAGCTGCCAGCCCACGCCAGTGCTCCCGATCGAGAAGCTGTGCTGCCAAACGTTTCTGAACTCTGGGTTTTTTCAACGAGGAGTTGGGCGGAGGAGTTGAGCTGAGGAGTTGAGGATCTGAGGGAGCTAGAGGGTTGCCGAACAGGCCCTCAACCAGGGCGTGGTTGCATTTTTTTGCCATGGGGCAGAAGGACATGCCAAACTTGTCATGGACTATATACAGACAATCTGGTGTATCCGTAGAACCTTTTCAGACAACGATTCCGAATACATAGAG
Protein-coding regions in this window:
- the LOC123165138 gene encoding formimidoyltransferase-cyclodeaminase, which encodes MLRPMLACCKLYVSEGRSSAVLRAVEQAARRHHPAVALVNTFADDAYNRVGYTLVSRLPHPVAPATPLRRAVFGMVEAALGAIDLGAHAGAHPRLGAVDHVCFHPLAGAALRDVAALAAAVAADIGDGLQVPTYLYGAAHREGRTLAAIRRQLGYFRPQSNAEWHGPLPVTAEATTLPVAPDAGPDAASASKGVLVLGATAWVDNYNVPVRTADVEAVRRVARRVSERGGGLRSVQAMGLAHGDGGAEVACNLLDPGSVGAEEVQGMVERLAGEEGLAVGEGYFTDFSQEKIVELYMEKSAQAEA